One part of the Raphanus sativus cultivar WK10039 chromosome 7, ASM80110v3, whole genome shotgun sequence genome encodes these proteins:
- the LOC108819262 gene encoding cytochrome b-c1 complex subunit 9, mitochondrial — MANQKGALEGFYRLIMRRNSVYVSFIIAGAFFGERAVDYGVHKLWESKNVGKRYEDISVLGQRPIEE, encoded by the exons ATGGCCAATCAGAAAGGCGCTCTCGAAGGCTTTTACAGACTGATCATGCGCCGTAACTCCGTCTACGTCTCCTTCATCATCGCCGGCGCTTTCTTCGGCGAACGG GCTGTGGATTACGGTGTTCATAAGCTCTGGGAAAGCAAGAATGTTGGG AAACGGTACGAAGACATCTCTGTGTTGGGTCAAAGGcctattgaagaatga